In one Yarrowia lipolytica chromosome 1A, complete sequence genomic region, the following are encoded:
- a CDS encoding uncharacterized protein (Compare to YALI0A07128g, some similarities with uniprot|Q6CFZ1 Yarrowia lipolytica YALI0B02310g), with product MVTNNRDIDNMSFSQLNHLVRAMRKRENQLSRVTSQFFDSVNKHLEKMLRDTNSPTSRQECSEAARTLKRNFALMLVLWKEDRTNLVQLLTECVSTLAKTMQRLAQLPNDSGKVLSRNAKSIITRAEKTLNSITERFENMEKTTLSTLLRKFVVRQNPELKKWFRQEHLSRRRNTRPIVALAQERFWPKESFYTPPELMVLFYINADILACVKSSRINSDWLRCFQDPHMEKHWEAKMRAQNPTFRLGDADTQTWADCILAYAGRLETWQAVDYVSGNTTNKTPAEGDSHNLQSDVFQLEPRHFVPLKDSWEYFCYHQDVPMFHSGGPLTPSELLQVLYLDNGAAFIKYGGIEFTLPPSILPDEMLGYVEDHNYSLLSVKLTDRTIQVRLKNGQVVLFSRDDPHSQKFFLGAVGEDYFEVGDALFARAKQGTGWTYSIFEIGNQETVRVFAGSSKFSTPVTCGNGIIWWRIDRHLVPAFYDQSGSGTVYVPPSTIKLEQQPEPVSADPQHSTKQVGSQLAGSSWEWVSLAVNHNATRLGLVMSAAAGFMAIVR from the coding sequence ATGGTCACCAACAACCGGGATATCGACAACATGAGTTTTTCTCAGCTGAATCACTTGGTTCGTGCAATGAGAAAGCGCGAAAACCAGCTTTCCCGAGTGACCTCGCAGTTTTTCGACTCTGTCAACAAGcatctggagaagatgctCCGTGACACGAACTCTCCTACTTCCAGACAAGAGTGTTCCGAGGCGGCTCGGACTTTGAAGCGGAATTTCGCCCTGATGCTTGTCCTGTGGAAAGAAGACCGAACCAATCTGGTTCAACTGCTGACAGAATGTGTTTCTACGCTCGCAAAAACGATGCAGCGACTGGCTCAACTCCCCAATGATTCCGGAAAGGTGCTTAGTCGAAACGCCAAATCCATCATCACAAGAGCCGAAAAGACATTAAATTCGATCACTGAACGTTTCGAAAATATGGAGAAAACGACACTATCGACACTATTGCGCAAGTTCGTTGTACGCCAGAACCCGGAGTTGAAAAAGTGGTTTCGCCAGGAACACCTCAGCCGTCGCCGCAATACCCGACCTATCGTGGCTTTGGCCCAAGAGAGATTTTGGCCAAAGGAGTCATTCTATACGCCTCCCGAGCTCATGGTACTGTTTTACATCAATGCAGATATCCTGGCATGTGTAAAGTCCAGTCGCATCAACTCTGACTGGCTCCGTTGCTTTCAGGACCCGCACATGGAAAAACACTGGGAGGCGAAGATGCGGGCTCAGAATCCAACTTTTCGGCTAGGGGATGCGGATACCCAGACTTGGGCTGACTGTATCTTGGCTTATGCAGGCCGACTCGAAACCTGGCAAGCTGTTGATTATGTGAGTGGCAACACTACAAACAAGACCCCTGCTGAGGGAGACTCCCACAATCTCCAATCAGACGTCTTTCAACTGGAACCTCGACATTTTGTACCTCTCAAGGACTCATGGGAGTACTTTTGCTACCATCAAGATGTTCCGATGTTCCATAGTGGCGGTCCGCTCACGCCTTCtgagcttctccaagtCTTGTATCTGGACAACGGTGCTGCATTCATTAAATATGGGGGCATTGAATTCACGCTTCCTCCCAGCATTCTTCCGGATGAAATGCTTGGCTATGTCGAAGATCATAATTATTCGCTACTTTCTGTCAAGCTGACTGATCGCACAATCCAAGTTCGGTTGAAGAACGGACAAGTTGTCTTATTTTCCCGCGACGACCCCCATTCCCAGAAATTCTTCTTGGGAGCAGTTGGAGAAGACTACTTTGAAGTCGGAGATGCTCTTTTTGCGAGGGCAAAACAAGGCACGGGTTGGACTTACTCCATTTTTGAAATCGGCAATCAGGAGACTGTCAGGGTGTTCGCCGGAAGCTCGAAGTTCTCAACTCCTGTGACTTGTGGAAATGGCATCATTTGGTGGAGGATCGATCGACATCTCGTCCCTGCGTTTTATGACCAGAGTGGTTCGGGAACAGTGTATGTACCACCAAGCACTATCAAACTGGAACAACAACCGGAGCCAGTGAGTGCCGATCCCCAACATTCTACAAAGCAAGTGGGCAGCCAACTGGCTGGGTCGTCGTGGGAATGGGTGTCCCTCGCCGTAAACCACA